From Desulfovibrio sp. TomC, a single genomic window includes:
- the flgK gene encoding flagellar hook-associated protein FlgK, translated as MAGISSMLNIGNSALRASQASLQVTSNNIANVDTQGYSRQSVVLKDGQYVTTVPGQIGSGVVAQEVVRSHDAFIEAQYLGKLSARDRFQTLYNGLTSVQNLVNESNTSGTSKAMSKFFDDWGDLTTSPDSAAVRQTMIDDTETMLSLIRSTADSMTQLEDQANQSIAAGVDSVNNLANDIAELNRQINMTQIDGQSIPNGLYDQRDSKVRELASLIDVNVIDNGKGDITINTQSGQTVVDGVVPYEFKFEQGKTVRQLSSASMTAACDAQAYYEGSDTKEYTLKVVTGGAVDGGAAFQVSLDGGKSWLTNDDGTPTVYNADTAAGNGKVAVGDLDIWFGTTTDSKATVVDNLNVGDTFTLVPKKALYWYTTAGTAENITPQQYADGTDNTRRLTGGSLAGAFEFRDEELGGYQASLDAMAKSMVWEVNRIHSQGAGLTNFAAVQGTNSVADSSYSLVDPSSGLAYGNRLQSGASMVYAYDSTGVCTASNAVTFTPGDSLDDIVAQINAGFPGVLSASVVNNQLSIIGQNGNTFQFGSDSSGLWAALGVNTLLTGSTASDLAVNGVVGNDVNRVCAGHVGTNGLVAKGDNTTAKAMTALEDTKVGFFVTGNAATSQTLGDYYAALVGKVGSDTATASYQASYQTTLAAQLNEQQLAVSGVNLDEELTNLIKFQHSYQAAAKLISTADSLFETVLGLKN; from the coding sequence ATGGCCGGCATCTCCTCCATGCTCAATATCGGCAATTCGGCGTTGCGGGCCAGTCAGGCCAGCTTGCAGGTCACCAGCAACAACATCGCCAATGTCGATACCCAAGGGTACAGCCGCCAGTCGGTTGTGCTCAAGGACGGGCAGTATGTCACCACGGTTCCGGGCCAGATCGGTTCCGGCGTGGTGGCCCAGGAAGTGGTGCGCTCCCACGACGCCTTTATCGAGGCCCAGTATCTGGGCAAGCTGTCGGCCCGCGACCGTTTCCAGACCCTGTACAATGGCCTTACCAGCGTCCAGAATCTGGTCAACGAATCCAATACCAGCGGCACCAGCAAGGCCATGAGCAAGTTTTTTGACGACTGGGGCGACCTGACCACCAGCCCCGACAGCGCAGCCGTCCGCCAGACCATGATCGACGACACCGAAACCATGCTGAGTCTCATCCGGTCCACGGCCGATTCCATGACCCAGCTTGAGGATCAGGCCAACCAGAGCATCGCTGCCGGCGTGGATTCCGTAAACAATCTGGCCAATGATATTGCCGAACTCAATCGGCAGATCAACATGACCCAGATTGATGGGCAAAGCATTCCCAACGGACTCTACGACCAGCGTGACAGCAAGGTGCGCGAACTGGCCTCCCTGATCGACGTCAACGTCATTGACAACGGCAAGGGCGATATCACCATCAACACCCAGTCCGGCCAGACCGTCGTGGACGGGGTGGTGCCCTACGAGTTCAAGTTCGAGCAGGGCAAGACCGTGCGCCAGCTGTCGTCGGCCTCCATGACCGCCGCCTGTGACGCCCAGGCCTACTACGAAGGTTCCGATACCAAGGAATATACGCTCAAGGTGGTGACCGGCGGCGCAGTGGACGGCGGCGCCGCTTTTCAGGTGTCCCTGGACGGCGGCAAGTCCTGGCTGACCAACGACGACGGCACCCCGACGGTCTACAACGCCGACACCGCAGCCGGAAACGGCAAAGTGGCGGTGGGGGATCTCGACATCTGGTTCGGCACGACGACCGACTCCAAGGCCACCGTGGTCGACAACCTCAATGTCGGCGACACCTTCACCCTGGTCCCCAAAAAGGCCCTGTACTGGTATACCACGGCCGGCACGGCGGAAAACATCACGCCCCAACAGTATGCCGACGGCACCGACAATACCCGGCGTTTGACCGGCGGCTCCCTGGCCGGTGCGTTCGAGTTCCGCGACGAGGAACTCGGCGGCTATCAGGCCAGCCTCGACGCCATGGCGAAATCCATGGTCTGGGAGGTCAACCGGATTCATTCCCAGGGTGCGGGCCTGACCAATTTTGCTGCGGTCCAGGGCACCAATTCCGTCGCCGACAGCAGTTACAGCCTGGTTGATCCGTCCTCGGGACTGGCCTACGGCAACAGGCTCCAATCCGGCGCATCCATGGTGTATGCCTACGACAGCACCGGCGTATGCACGGCCAGCAACGCCGTCACCTTTACGCCGGGCGACAGCCTTGATGACATTGTGGCCCAGATCAATGCCGGTTTTCCCGGCGTGCTCAGCGCCTCGGTGGTTAACAACCAGTTGTCCATCATCGGCCAAAACGGCAACACCTTTCAGTTCGGCAGCGATTCCTCCGGGTTGTGGGCCGCCCTTGGCGTCAACACCCTGCTGACCGGCTCGACAGCCTCGGACCTGGCCGTCAACGGCGTGGTGGGCAACGACGTCAACCGAGTCTGCGCCGGCCATGTGGGCACAAACGGGCTGGTGGCCAAGGGCGACAACACGACAGCCAAAGCCATGACCGCATTGGAAGACACCAAGGTGGGGTTCTTTGTCACCGGTAATGCCGCCACCTCCCAGACCCTTGGCGACTACTACGCCGCCCTGGTCGGCAAGGTCGGCTCAGACACCGCCACCGCCTCGTATCAGGCCAGCTACCAGACCACCCTGGCCGCCCAGCTCAACGAGCAGCAGTTGGCCGTATCGGGCGTCAATCTCGACGAGGAACTGACCAACCTCATCAAATTTCAGCATTCCTATCAGGCCGCCGCCAAACTCATCAGCACGGCTGATTCCCTGTTTGAAACGGTATTGGGGCTTAAAAACTAG
- the flgN gene encoding flagellar export chaperone FlgN, giving the protein MIGCILSNLRRQYGAVTLLESLLAEEFSHLSARNPGAVATVEFSIQELLRQLAVERRSLHALYAAVNPKAKRLADVVDDFDPQSREQAQAFVAAIDKVEQRGAKQAARNYSMALGLYDLTKSSLDNLQKLLIPKKAVYGSRGRIASAMPAPGLINGRL; this is encoded by the coding sequence ATGATCGGGTGCATACTGTCAAACCTGCGACGGCAATACGGGGCCGTCACCTTGCTGGAGAGCCTCCTGGCGGAAGAATTTTCCCATCTTTCGGCCCGAAACCCCGGCGCGGTGGCCACGGTGGAATTTTCCATTCAGGAATTGCTGCGCCAGTTGGCTGTCGAGCGGCGGAGCCTCCACGCCCTGTATGCCGCCGTCAACCCCAAGGCCAAGCGGCTGGCCGACGTTGTCGACGATTTTGACCCGCAGTCCCGGGAGCAGGCCCAGGCCTTTGTTGCCGCCATCGACAAGGTGGAGCAGCGGGGGGCCAAGCAGGCCGCGCGCAACTATTCCATGGCCCTTGGACTCTACGACCTGACCAAGTCGAGCCTGGACAATTTGCAAAAGCTGCTCATCCCCAAAAAGGCCGTGTACGGCTCCCGAGGCCGCATCGCCTCGGCCATGCCGGCTCCGGGCCTCATTAACGGGAGGCTCTAA
- a CDS encoding peptidoglycan DD-metalloendopeptidase family protein — translation MSAPEGMADLTANSALQSDVAQKLQIDALQKSLAGGGDAKEAKLRKACQGFESVFISKLFAQMRATVPKDGILHGQYEDQYYSMFDKAMCDKMAESGGIGLADMMYRQLKSRVTGSGETAGTGDVLPANRPVGRNGSGVASDRVPMPATGMPSGPHSVPPQNLSPAVTAALARPGTGLLAPSHQPAAGSSQNTDDITAEIQAAEPMAAPTTGSITSEYGWRTDPFKGKQAWHAGMDIAAAEGDSVAACWDGTVTYAGAKGGYGNVVEIEHAGGWKSVYGHLRNYDVAVGETVTAGGKIAEVGSTGRSTGPHLHFEMRRGSQTVDPHSLLAQAGVLQESL, via the coding sequence GTGAGCGCGCCCGAAGGCATGGCCGACCTGACCGCGAACAGCGCGTTGCAGAGCGATGTAGCCCAAAAGCTGCAGATCGACGCCCTGCAAAAAAGTCTCGCTGGCGGCGGCGACGCCAAAGAGGCCAAGCTGCGTAAGGCCTGCCAGGGCTTCGAATCGGTGTTTATTTCCAAGCTCTTTGCCCAGATGCGGGCCACCGTGCCCAAAGACGGGATTCTCCACGGGCAGTACGAGGACCAGTACTATTCCATGTTCGACAAGGCCATGTGCGACAAGATGGCCGAGTCCGGCGGCATCGGCCTGGCCGACATGATGTACCGCCAGCTCAAAAGCCGGGTGACCGGCAGCGGGGAGACGGCCGGAACCGGCGACGTGCTACCGGCCAACCGGCCGGTGGGCAGAAACGGCAGCGGCGTGGCCTCCGATCGTGTGCCCATGCCGGCAACGGGCATGCCGTCTGGACCGCATTCGGTGCCGCCCCAGAATCTGTCCCCGGCCGTGACCGCCGCCCTGGCCCGTCCCGGAACGGGCCTGCTGGCTCCCTCCCACCAGCCGGCCGCGGGCAGCAGCCAAAATACTGACGACATCACCGCTGAGATCCAGGCCGCCGAACCCATGGCCGCGCCGACCACCGGCAGCATCACTTCGGAGTACGGCTGGCGCACCGACCCCTTCAAGGGCAAACAGGCCTGGCACGCCGGCATGGACATCGCCGCCGCCGAGGGCGATTCCGTGGCCGCCTGCTGGGACGGCACCGTGACCTATGCCGGCGCCAAGGGCGGCTACGGCAATGTGGTGGAGATCGAACATGCCGGCGGCTGGAAGAGCGTGTACGGGCATTTGCGCAATTACGACGTCGCGGTGGGCGAGACCGTGACGGCTGGCGGAAAAATTGCAGAGGTAGGCAGTACCGGGCGTTCCACCGGGCCGCATCTGCACTTCGAGATGCGTCGGGGCAGCCAGACCGTGGACCCCCACAGTCTGCTGGCCCAGGCCGGAGTCCTTCAGGAATCTCTGTAA
- a CDS encoding flagellar basal body P-ring protein FlgI, with product MHPNFARLATRACALARPKPAAPLLAALVLMALVLGLVHTAHSARIKDIATVSGMRKNQLVGYGLVVGLSGTGDQRGSDFTVQSIYNMLDKMGVRVDKATLKPKNVAAVMVTAQMPVSAKPGSRIDVTVSSIGDSTSLLGGVLLVTPLKGIDGNIYSIAQGSLLVGGVSASGAGSSVSKNITTVGIVPGGGNIERAVPFSFNEQPDLTLSLRTPDFSTAARMAKRVNEAMGSAMATAVDAGTVRLAVPPENQGNLTMLMASIENIEVTPDHRARVVVDEKTGTVVLGQNVQISPVAVTHGNLQIQVQESADVSQPLPFSNGQTVVTPQTNIAINEENRKLKMIEGATLQELVEGLNALGATPRDLISILRTLEASGALSADLEVN from the coding sequence ATGCACCCCAACTTCGCTAGGTTGGCAACGCGGGCCTGCGCCCTGGCCCGGCCCAAGCCGGCCGCGCCGCTGCTGGCCGCCCTGGTCCTCATGGCCCTGGTGCTTGGTCTGGTCCACACCGCCCACAGCGCCCGCATCAAGGATATTGCCACGGTTTCCGGCATGCGCAAGAACCAGCTCGTGGGCTATGGCCTCGTGGTCGGCCTTTCGGGCACGGGCGATCAGCGCGGCTCGGATTTCACGGTCCAGTCCATCTACAACATGCTCGACAAGATGGGTGTCCGGGTGGACAAGGCCACGCTCAAGCCCAAGAACGTGGCCGCCGTCATGGTCACGGCCCAGATGCCGGTTTCGGCCAAGCCCGGCAGCCGCATCGACGTCACCGTGTCGTCCATCGGCGACTCCACGAGCCTGCTTGGCGGCGTGCTGCTGGTCACGCCCTTGAAGGGCATTGACGGCAACATCTATTCCATCGCCCAGGGGTCGCTCCTGGTCGGCGGCGTGTCGGCCTCAGGGGCCGGGTCGTCGGTCTCCAAGAACATCACCACCGTCGGCATCGTGCCCGGCGGCGGCAATATCGAGCGGGCCGTGCCGTTCTCCTTTAATGAACAGCCCGACCTGACCTTGTCGCTGCGCACGCCTGACTTTTCCACGGCCGCCCGCATGGCCAAGCGCGTCAACGAGGCCATGGGTTCGGCCATGGCCACGGCCGTCGACGCCGGCACCGTGCGTCTGGCCGTGCCGCCTGAGAACCAGGGCAACCTGACCATGCTCATGGCCTCCATCGAGAACATCGAGGTCACCCCGGACCACCGCGCCCGGGTGGTGGTGGACGAAAAGACCGGCACCGTCGTCCTTGGCCAGAACGTCCAGATTTCCCCGGTGGCCGTCACCCACGGCAATCTCCAGATCCAGGTCCAGGAATCGGCCGACGTGTCCCAGCCGCTGCCTTTCTCCAACGGCCAGACCGTGGTCACGCCCCAGACCAACATTGCCATCAACGAGGAGAACCGCAAACTCAAGATGATCGAAGGAGCGACCCTCCAGGAACTGGTCGAAGGCTTAAATGCCCTGGGCGCCACTCCCCGCGACCTGATCAGCATCCTGCGCACCCTGGAAGCCTCCGGGGCCCTGTCTGCCGACCTGGAGGTCAACTAG
- a CDS encoding flagellar basal body L-ring protein FlgH encodes MRKQLLPLALATVALAACAPASKQAAPAPQVTPPVAKAPPPADNPGSIYSQSQPTFLFDDTRARRIGDIVTVNIVDTSKSDLKAETKNDKTSSTNLGVQNYFGGKEIAGNLSGQLGGPAFGMKGLIGSDPMVQASIAEKFQSKGETKRESAVTAAIGCRIVNILPGGVMQVEGARQTRVNNENQIIVVRGLVRPIDIGPANTVPSTQLADCQIEYYGEGDLADRQKSGWLTRILDNVWPF; translated from the coding sequence ATACGCAAACAACTTCTTCCCCTGGCTCTGGCCACGGTCGCCCTGGCCGCCTGCGCCCCGGCCTCCAAGCAGGCCGCCCCGGCCCCGCAGGTCACGCCGCCTGTGGCCAAGGCTCCGCCGCCGGCCGACAACCCCGGCTCCATCTACAGCCAGAGCCAGCCCACCTTTCTGTTTGACGACACCAGGGCCAGGCGCATCGGCGACATCGTGACGGTCAACATCGTGGATACCTCCAAGTCCGACCTCAAGGCCGAGACCAAAAACGACAAGACCTCCAGCACCAACCTCGGGGTGCAGAATTATTTCGGCGGCAAGGAAATCGCCGGCAACCTCTCCGGCCAGCTCGGCGGCCCGGCTTTCGGCATGAAGGGCCTGATCGGCTCTGATCCCATGGTCCAGGCCTCTATTGCCGAGAAGTTCCAGAGCAAGGGCGAGACCAAGCGCGAATCCGCCGTCACCGCCGCCATCGGCTGCCGCATCGTCAATATCCTGCCCGGCGGGGTGATGCAGGTCGAAGGGGCGCGCCAGACCCGGGTCAACAACGAAAACCAGATCATCGTGGTCCGGGGGTTGGTGCGGCCCATCGACATCGGTCCGGCCAACACCGTGCCTTCCACCCAGCTGGCGGATTGCCAGATCGAATACTACGGCGAGGGCGATCTGGCCGACCGGCAAAAGAGCGGTTGGCTGACCCGCATCCTCGACAACGTGTGGCCGTTTTAA
- the flgA gene encoding flagellar basal body P-ring formation chaperone FlgA, with translation MGRSLLRILAGLGLAAAVVLAALPAGAGLWRLAVRDVATAAGERVLLSEIAEPQGDFPADAWATLGATPLWYAPETVGRQAVIPSAKVLEGLRYYLRDAPVEFSLPTQLTLGRGGRVVAAPALRTMAVETLTPKVSALGDEARLVSVTAPDHLFVDDQATVGIDVSEITPGKTAFRYVVTGPGARILQQVPAEAVVEHVARVPVAIKSILPKDGAAVEQIAFVYERRNMAGIKGRVFDPANGQWRARRGVGPGQIIMADDMEQMPLILRGDQVKLIYEGRKVRLTMLAEAVTDGAPGGKITVKNSKNSKEITGVVRDNTTVVIQ, from the coding sequence ATGGGACGTTCATTGCTTCGTATCCTGGCTGGTCTGGGCCTTGCCGCCGCCGTTGTCCTGGCTGCTTTGCCGGCCGGGGCCGGGCTGTGGCGGCTGGCGGTCAGGGATGTGGCCACGGCTGCCGGCGAACGGGTGCTGTTGTCCGAAATCGCCGAACCCCAGGGGGATTTTCCGGCCGATGCCTGGGCCACACTCGGGGCCACGCCGCTGTGGTACGCCCCGGAGACCGTGGGGCGGCAGGCGGTTATTCCCTCGGCCAAGGTCTTGGAAGGCCTGCGCTATTATCTGCGCGACGCCCCGGTGGAATTTTCCCTGCCCACCCAGCTGACCCTGGGCCGGGGAGGCCGGGTGGTGGCGGCTCCAGCCCTTCGGACCATGGCCGTCGAAACATTGACGCCCAAGGTGAGCGCCCTTGGCGACGAGGCCCGGCTGGTGTCGGTGACGGCTCCGGACCACCTCTTTGTGGATGACCAGGCCACCGTCGGCATTGACGTTTCCGAGATCACGCCGGGCAAGACAGCCTTTCGCTACGTGGTGACCGGACCCGGGGCAAGGATTTTGCAACAGGTGCCGGCAGAGGCCGTGGTCGAGCATGTCGCCCGGGTCCCTGTGGCCATCAAGAGCATTCTTCCCAAGGATGGAGCCGCCGTGGAACAGATCGCCTTCGTGTACGAGCGCCGCAACATGGCCGGCATCAAGGGCCGGGTGTTCGATCCGGCAAACGGCCAGTGGCGGGCGCGCCGGGGCGTGGGGCCGGGCCAGATCATCATGGCCGACGACATGGAACAGATGCCGCTGATCTTGCGGGGCGATCAGGTCAAGTTGATCTACGAGGGTCGGAAAGTGCGGTTGACCATGCTGGCCGAGGCCGTCACCGACGGTGCGCCCGGCGGCAAGATAACCGTCAAGAATTCAAAGAATTCCAAGGAAATTACTGGTGTTGTCCGCGACAACACGACGGTTGTGATCCAGTAA
- the flgG gene encoding flagellar basal-body rod protein FlgG gives MMRSLWTASTGMVAMQMQIDTMSNNLANVNTVGFKKSRAEFEDLMYQTLQVAGTETVGGNRLPTGLQVGLGVKPTTVHKFFTQGDMQNTGNQLDLAIQGEGFFKVDVNGRELYTRAGSFKLNQDGTIVTANGYPLQPTFSVPTETKTITITENGHLSCLDSSSAELAATDIPLYTFINNAGMTAEGRNLYSPSQASGAANEVTPGNQNAGTLAQGFLEMSNVELVDEMVGLIVGQRAYEANSKAITTADAMLQTAVNVKR, from the coding sequence ATGATGCGCTCCCTTTGGACGGCTTCCACCGGCATGGTGGCCATGCAGATGCAAATCGACACCATGTCCAACAACCTGGCCAACGTGAACACCGTGGGCTTCAAAAAGAGCCGGGCCGAGTTCGAGGACCTCATGTACCAGACCCTGCAAGTGGCCGGTACGGAAACCGTGGGCGGCAACCGCCTGCCCACCGGCCTGCAGGTGGGCCTTGGCGTCAAACCGACGACGGTGCACAAGTTCTTTACCCAGGGCGACATGCAAAACACCGGCAACCAGCTCGATCTGGCCATCCAGGGCGAAGGGTTCTTCAAGGTCGACGTCAACGGCCGGGAACTCTACACCCGGGCCGGTTCGTTCAAGCTCAACCAGGACGGCACCATCGTGACCGCCAACGGGTATCCGCTCCAGCCGACCTTTTCCGTGCCGACCGAAACCAAGACCATCACCATCACGGAAAACGGCCATCTCTCCTGTCTGGATTCCAGCAGCGCCGAGCTGGCCGCAACCGACATCCCGCTCTACACCTTCATCAATAACGCCGGCATGACCGCCGAGGGCAGAAACCTCTATTCGCCAAGCCAGGCCTCGGGCGCGGCCAATGAGGTCACCCCCGGCAACCAGAACGCCGGCACGCTGGCCCAGGGATTTCTGGAAATGTCCAACGTGGAGCTTGTTGACGAAATGGTCGGCCTGATCGTTGGCCAGCGCGCCTACGAGGCCAACTCCAAAGCCATCACCACCGCTGACGCCATGTTGCAGACTGCGGTCAACGTGAAGCGGTAG
- the flgF gene encoding flagellar basal-body rod protein FlgF, with amino-acid sequence MEMSMYSAVFGALSTETRLNISANNLANINTTGFKRDRVSFEDTFFRYAHDYHVDPRGDIRQKELLPRADLIAKPRLAMQQTDFSQGGLVATGNPLDMAIQGPGFFKVADASGTAYTRNGAFHRSAEGMLVNDQDKPVLGNGGPIQLPEGRVSVDGSGSVYVDGAQVGQVDVVTVQNPDALQKLGANLYTPQAGATIQEGAAVAGRTEVAQGFLEKPNVEVVEEMVSMIETQRTFEAYQKVMTSSNELDTKAIRVGTDRT; translated from the coding sequence ATGGAAATGAGTATGTACAGCGCTGTCTTCGGGGCACTTTCCACCGAAACGCGCCTCAATATCTCCGCCAATAATTTGGCGAACATCAACACCACCGGCTTCAAGCGCGACCGTGTCTCCTTCGAGGACACGTTTTTCCGCTACGCCCACGATTACCACGTCGATCCCCGCGGCGATATCCGGCAAAAAGAGCTGCTTCCCCGGGCCGACCTCATTGCCAAGCCCCGGCTGGCCATGCAGCAGACCGACTTCAGCCAGGGAGGGCTGGTTGCCACGGGCAATCCCCTGGACATGGCCATCCAGGGGCCGGGCTTTTTCAAGGTTGCTGATGCGTCAGGCACGGCCTACACCAGAAACGGGGCGTTTCACCGTTCAGCCGAGGGGATGCTGGTCAATGACCAGGACAAGCCGGTGCTTGGCAACGGCGGTCCCATCCAACTGCCCGAAGGCCGCGTCTCGGTGGACGGCTCCGGCTCGGTCTATGTTGATGGGGCGCAGGTGGGGCAGGTGGACGTGGTCACCGTCCAAAATCCCGACGCCCTGCAAAAGCTTGGCGCCAACCTCTACACCCCCCAGGCCGGGGCCACCATCCAGGAAGGCGCGGCCGTGGCCGGGCGCACCGAAGTGGCCCAGGGGTTTCTGGAAAAACCCAACGTCGAGGTCGTGGAGGAGATGGTCAGCATGATTGAAACCCAACGGACCTTCGAGGCCTACCAGAAGGTCATGACCAGTTCCAACGAACTCGACACCAAGGCCATCCGCGTCGGCACCGACAGGACCTAA
- the rimP gene encoding ribosome maturation factor RimP codes for MQRTSVVSEKIRELITPFLATLGLTVWGVELAAAGHRQLVRVYLDLAAEPPRTPDRQGVTIAECARVSRHLGSLLEVEEYFHGAYVLEVSSPGLSRRFFEPQQLAAYIGREIEAKLAVPQNGRKRFRGILTAQTGQAVSMTADPGPKSFPISFDFAEADKVRLIHAFDATPEGEADGDDSPYGSPEATS; via the coding sequence ATGCAGCGTACAAGTGTCGTTTCGGAAAAAATCCGGGAGCTTATCACTCCCTTTCTCGCCACCCTGGGCCTGACTGTCTGGGGGGTCGAGCTGGCTGCAGCCGGACACCGGCAGTTGGTGCGCGTGTACCTCGACCTTGCGGCCGAGCCCCCGCGCACACCCGATCGCCAGGGCGTGACCATCGCCGAATGCGCCCGGGTCAGCCGCCACCTCGGCTCGTTGCTTGAGGTCGAGGAATATTTCCACGGCGCCTATGTGCTGGAAGTGTCGTCACCGGGCCTGTCCCGGCGCTTTTTCGAGCCGCAGCAGCTGGCCGCCTACATCGGCCGGGAGATCGAGGCCAAGCTGGCCGTCCCCCAAAACGGGCGCAAGCGTTTCCGGGGCATTCTCACCGCCCAGACCGGGCAGGCCGTGTCCATGACCGCCGATCCGGGTCCCAAATCTTTCCCGATTTCCTTTGATTTTGCCGAGGCGGACAAGGTCCGTCTCATCCACGCATTTGACGCCACACCCGAAGGAGAGGCCGACGGCGACGACTCTCCCTACGGCAGCCCGGAGGCAACCTCATGA
- the nusA gene encoding transcription termination factor NusA yields MTELKKAIDQISKDRGIDRDLLVDTLEEAVRSSVIRKYGENLDVEVSYNDEQGEIEVYQFKVVVEDDDVADPAAEICLSDAKAIDPNVVLEDEMGFKLAVEDLGRIAAQSAKQVIIQRMRDAEQEIIYEEYKDRKGEIISGIIQRRDRAGWIINLGRTEALLPKEEQIPRERYKRGDRVQAFIIEVLPSGRGPQIIVSRTHGEYMKALFAREVPEVSDGTVKIVGVSRDPGSRAKVAVVSKDRDVDPVGACVGIRGSRIQNIVQELRGERIDIVVWNPEIATYAANALSPARVTRISVDEDEKSLEVVVTDDQLNLAIGRKGQNVKLAAKLLGWKIDIFTESRFHEVNASKKFLEQLASVAEIHVDNIISAGFGSMEQLAEADDAAIDAIAGMTPAKRDDLRAALKLMGAFAKPEETTSDEEADTGAADAEVQEASETAPTDTDSAPTEDAQKPDEA; encoded by the coding sequence ATGACTGAACTGAAAAAAGCCATCGATCAAATCAGCAAGGACCGCGGCATCGACCGCGATCTGCTGGTCGATACCCTGGAAGAAGCCGTACGGTCGTCGGTCATCCGCAAATACGGCGAGAACCTCGACGTCGAGGTCAGCTACAACGACGAGCAGGGTGAGATCGAAGTCTACCAGTTCAAGGTTGTGGTGGAAGACGACGACGTGGCCGATCCGGCCGCCGAAATCTGCCTGTCCGACGCCAAGGCCATCGACCCCAACGTCGTCCTCGAAGACGAAATGGGCTTCAAGCTGGCCGTGGAAGACCTCGGCCGCATTGCCGCCCAGTCCGCCAAACAGGTGATTATCCAGCGGATGCGCGACGCCGAGCAGGAAATCATCTACGAGGAATACAAGGACCGCAAGGGCGAGATCATTTCCGGCATCATCCAGCGCCGCGACCGGGCCGGCTGGATCATCAACCTCGGCCGTACCGAGGCCCTGTTGCCCAAGGAAGAACAGATCCCCCGCGAGCGCTACAAGCGCGGCGACCGGGTCCAGGCCTTTATTATCGAAGTCCTGCCGTCCGGACGCGGACCCCAGATCATTGTCTCGCGCACCCACGGCGAGTACATGAAAGCCCTTTTCGCCCGCGAAGTGCCGGAAGTTTCCGACGGCACCGTCAAGATCGTCGGCGTCTCGCGCGATCCCGGCTCCCGGGCCAAGGTGGCCGTGGTGTCCAAGGACCGCGACGTCGATCCGGTGGGCGCCTGCGTCGGCATCCGCGGCTCGCGCATCCAGAACATCGTTCAGGAACTGCGCGGCGAGCGCATCGACATCGTGGTCTGGAACCCGGAAATCGCCACCTACGCCGCCAACGCCCTGTCCCCGGCCCGGGTCACCCGGATCTCCGTGGACGAGGACGAAAAGTCCCTGGAAGTGGTGGTCACCGACGACCAGCTCAATCTGGCCATCGGCCGCAAAGGCCAGAACGTCAAGCTGGCCGCCAAGCTCCTGGGCTGGAAGATCGACATCTTTACCGAATCCCGGTTCCACGAAGTCAATGCCTCCAAGAAATTCCTGGAGCAGCTGGCCAGCGTGGCCGAGATCCATGTGGACAACATCATCTCCGCCGGTTTCGGCAGCATGGAACAGCTGGCCGAAGCTGACGACGCAGCCATCGACGCCATTGCCGGCATGACGCCGGCCAAGCGCGACGACCTGCGCGCGGCGCTCAAACTTATGGGCGCGTTTGCCAAACCCGAGGAGACGACCTCCGATGAGGAGGCCGACACCGGTGCGGCCGACGCCGAGGTCCAGGAGGCGTCTGAAACGGCGCCAACCGATACGGACAGCGCGCCAACCGAGGATGCGCAGAAACCGGACGAGGCCTGA
- a CDS encoding YlxR family protein produces the protein MCVICRSRFPKSELGRHVAAAGGGTGFVPDPQAAMPGRGHYLCANPECAEKFLKYSGRPRRRRGGQGE, from the coding sequence ATGTGCGTGATCTGCCGCAGCCGCTTTCCCAAAAGCGAGCTTGGGCGACACGTCGCGGCCGCGGGCGGGGGGACGGGCTTCGTGCCCGATCCCCAGGCCGCCATGCCCGGACGCGGGCACTATCTCTGCGCCAACCCCGAATGCGCCGAGAAATTTTTGAAATACTCCGGTCGGCCCAGGCGACGGAGGGGGGGTCAAGGTGAATAA